A single region of the Anguilla anguilla isolate fAngAng1 chromosome 17, fAngAng1.pri, whole genome shotgun sequence genome encodes:
- the LOC118216303 gene encoding meteorin-like, with protein sequence MPPFRVYITWIQLWLIFDTAFSSYSEDQCSWRGSGLSQPPGSVEQIALRCSEGSLDWLYPKGALRLALSPRLPSPAAGPRGAGPGGHITACIRPAEGFGGAQLYLERGGVLELLAGDRPDPARPPGVRCVHRRPEEGVTLFLQATPHQDISRRIAAFRYELRGDWGARPALTSDPVSGGGACRPCNDTEILMAVCTSDFVVRGTIRSVSDDRDLQTSVIRVAASRVFRQKRVLFSGAGRLAKAGEVRTPLSCGVRPGPGSFLFTGRVRFGEAWLGCAPRYRDFRRAYDLAEGAGRIPCELPSD encoded by the exons ATGCCTCCCTTTCGGGTATACATCACGTGGATCCAACTTTGGCTGATTTTTGACACGGCTTTTTCCAGCTACTCAGAAGACCAATGCAGCTGGAGAGGAAG TGGGCTGTCCCAGCCGCCGGGCAGCGTGGAGCAGATCGCGCTCCGCTGCTCGGAGGGCTCGCTGGACTGGCTCTACCCGAAGGGGGCGCTGCGGCTCGCGCTGTCCCCCCGGCTGCCCTCCCCCGCGGCGGGGCCCAGAGGGGCCGGCCCCGGGGGCCACATCACCGCCTGCATCAGGCCCGCTGAGGGCTTCGGGGGGGCCCAGCTGTACCTGGAGCGCGGCGGGGTCCTGGAGCTCCTGGCGGGGGACCGGCCcgaccccgcccgcccccccggggtGCGCTGCGTCCACCGGCGGCCCGAGGAGGGCGTGACCCTCTTCCTGCAGGCCACGCCCCATCAGGACATCAGCCGGCGAATCGCGGCCTTCCGCTACGAGCTGCGCGGGGACTGGGGCGCGCGGCCagccctgacctctgaccccgtcAGCGGCGGAG GTGCCTGTAGGCCCTGCAATGACACAGAAATACTGATGGCCGTCTGCACCAGTGACTTTG TGGTGCGCGGGACCATTCGTTCGGTGTCGGACGACCGGGACCTCCAGACCTCGGTCATCCGGGTGGCGGCCTCGCGGGTGTTCCGGCAGAAGCGCGTGCTGTTCTCGGGCGCGGGGCGCCTGGCGAAGGCCGGCGAGGTCCGCACGCCGCTGAGCTGCGGCGTCCGGCCCGGCCCCGGCAGCTTCCTGTTCACCGGCCGGGTCCGCTTCGGCGAGGCGTGGCTGGGCTGCGCGCCGCGCTACAGGGACTTCCGCCGGGCCTACGACCTggccgagggggcggggcgtaTCCCCTGCGAGCTGCCGTCTGACTGA